The Aerosakkonema funiforme FACHB-1375 genome contains the following window.
CAAAATCATCGCAATTAACCCACCCTGTCTGGGCGCGTCAAAAGCTAAAAGTACCAGCGCCACACACAAGGCATCTTGAACAAAGACAGCCCACAAGGGTAAACCGCGCAATCGAAAGAACAACCCAACTTGAACAAGTTGCAGCACAAGCGCCAACAAGCCACCAACTACGCTAATTACAATAATTAACCACCCAGGCGCTTCGGTCATTTGGGCAATAGTAACACCTACCATAGCCCCGACAATGGGGCTAAATAAGAGATGAACAATTTGCAGCACGCGCTGCCCCAACAACTTTTTCGAGGCAAACAACTCAAATAAAGACCAACTGGTAAGCACTCCCACTACTACCTGCGGATGAATCAGAGAGAGAATGGGTACGCGAGACCAAAGATTATCCCCCTGGAAAAGGCCAATTAACAGTAGGGGCAGGGCAATTCGTCCTACTCCTACCGCCGCAGCAGCAGAGAGTGCGGCTAGTAGCTCAATCATATTTATCAATCAGCCTGTTCGCTTAGCCAACAGCCTCAAATAGCTGTTGGTTACAGCTTAATTTTTCTTAAGTTTAACCATTTTGCGCTGGAAGTTGTTCTCCTTCACACAAATAAAAGCTTTACCTGCGATCGCCTTCTTAAATTTTCGCAAACAATCAGAATAAATTGTGCTTAAGTATACTTACTTTTACCAGTAAATATGATATAGAAAATTTCTGATTTGCTGATGCTAGTCAAGAACTAGAAAAAGTACTGAAATACTGTGCGATCGCCTTTGTCAGTAGTGCCGAAACTGCATTACCAATTTGGCAATACTTGTCGCGATCGCACACTAAAAAACGGTTAGTTTAATCTACGATGCTGCCTGACGACGCCGAAATAGTGCTAACAAACCACCTACCGAAAGCAAACCAATAATAGCAGAAGGTTCGGGTACGGACTTCATTTCGATATCCACTTCGGTATTGTTGTAAATGTCTTCCAAAAATTCAATTTCCGGCAAACCTTCCCAATCGTCAAACGTCGATTCTGGTTCATAAGCGAAAGAACCTGAAAAGATGTTGCTGGAGT
Protein-coding sequences here:
- a CDS encoding DUF4126 domain-containing protein, with amino-acid sequence MIELLAALSAAAAVGVGRIALPLLLIGLFQGDNLWSRVPILSLIHPQVVVGVLTSWSLFELFASKKLLGQRVLQIVHLLFSPIVGAMVGVTIAQMTEAPGWLIIVISVVGGLLALVLQLVQVGLFFRLRGLPLWAVFVQDALCVALVLLAFDAPRQGGLIAMILLWLAIRSSGDWYRWYKQSKRLPAKNGYKSNPD